One stretch of Chryseobacterium sp. LJ668 DNA includes these proteins:
- a CDS encoding glycosyltransferase codes for MKILHVITRSDLGGAQSVVINLANSMCSDHQVTVVAGEDGPMWDELDKRITKIKIKEIVREISVSKDTVAFFKLKKLHAAIKPDVIHLHSSKIGVLGRLAFPPKKIVYSVHGFDSIRLAHRKFLPLEKLLKSRCKAIVLASDYDKQNIINEGIIKNLHVVYNGVQHPEVSSDLYIQGLENYKKVVMCIARISPQKRFTSYLEIAKLLPEYAFVWIGADKTYDDLPGNVICLKGIPNAKKYIQLADIFVLPTNYEGVPIVVIDALSYGKPVISSDVGGISEIVLNDKNGYVLENKNEIFAEKITHILENDDVLKGFSEKSMQIFEKNLTINEMVKQYLYIYKK; via the coding sequence ATGAAGATCCTACATGTAATTACTCGTTCTGATTTGGGTGGTGCGCAATCAGTAGTTATTAATCTGGCAAACTCTATGTGCTCAGATCATCAGGTAACAGTGGTTGCCGGGGAAGACGGGCCAATGTGGGATGAATTAGACAAAAGGATAACAAAAATAAAAATAAAAGAAATTGTAAGAGAAATTTCTGTTTCTAAAGATACTGTTGCGTTCTTTAAGCTCAAAAAATTACATGCCGCCATCAAACCGGATGTTATTCATCTTCATTCATCAAAAATTGGTGTTCTGGGAAGATTGGCATTTCCTCCAAAGAAGATAGTGTACTCCGTGCATGGTTTTGATTCTATCAGACTTGCTCACAGAAAATTTCTGCCATTAGAAAAATTGCTTAAAAGCAGATGTAAAGCAATTGTTTTGGCCAGTGATTATGATAAACAGAATATCATAAATGAAGGAATTATAAAGAATTTACATGTAGTTTACAATGGTGTACAGCATCCTGAAGTCTCTTCAGATTTATATATTCAAGGGTTGGAGAATTATAAAAAAGTTGTCATGTGTATTGCCCGGATTTCTCCTCAGAAACGTTTCACTAGTTATTTAGAAATTGCAAAGCTGCTTCCGGAATATGCTTTCGTCTGGATCGGAGCAGATAAAACATATGATGATCTTCCCGGAAACGTAATTTGCTTAAAAGGAATTCCAAACGCAAAAAAGTATATTCAGTTGGCAGATATTTTTGTACTTCCAACCAATTATGAAGGTGTTCCGATCGTTGTTATTGATGCATTAAGTTATGGTAAACCTGTCATCTCTTCAGACGTTGGTGGAATATCTGAAATTGTATTGAATGATAAAAATGGGTACGTTTTAGAAAACAAAAATGAAATATTTGCAGAAAAGATTACTCACATTTTAGAGAATGATGATGTTCTCAAGGGATTTTCTGAAAAATCAATGCAAATATTCGAGAAAAATTTGACGATAAATGAAATGGTAAAGCAATATTTATATATATATAAAAAATGA
- a CDS encoding exodeoxyribonuclease III: MKLITYNVNGIRAAFTKDFLGWLKTADPDMICIQESKAGNDQIDIESLEKIGYYSYWHSAIRKGYSGVGIASKIKPHHVEYGCGIESYDNEGRIIRADFEGYSVISVYVPSASNIDRLEFKMQFCHDFLAYIKNLKREIPNLIISGDFNICHEAIDIHNPVGLKNTSGFLPMEREWMTNFIEECELIDSFRFFNNQPGNYTWWSYRQNSRANNKGWRLDYNFASYSLKDKLSRAVILKEAVHSDHCPAMLEVDL; encoded by the coding sequence ATGAAATTAATCACCTACAACGTCAACGGGATAAGAGCTGCTTTTACAAAAGATTTTCTCGGATGGTTGAAAACTGCTGATCCGGACATGATCTGCATTCAGGAAAGCAAAGCCGGAAACGACCAGATCGACATCGAAAGTCTTGAAAAAATAGGATATTACAGTTATTGGCATTCGGCAATACGAAAAGGCTATAGCGGTGTCGGAATTGCCTCCAAAATAAAACCTCATCATGTGGAATACGGCTGCGGAATTGAGAGCTATGATAACGAAGGAAGAATCATCCGAGCTGACTTCGAAGGATATTCTGTGATCTCAGTGTATGTTCCGTCTGCATCGAATATTGACAGGTTGGAATTTAAAATGCAGTTCTGTCATGACTTTTTAGCATACATTAAAAATCTGAAGAGAGAGATTCCGAATCTCATTATATCCGGAGATTTCAATATATGTCACGAAGCGATTGATATTCATAATCCGGTTGGTTTAAAAAATACTTCAGGCTTTTTACCAATGGAAAGAGAATGGATGACCAATTTCATCGAAGAATGTGAACTAATAGACAGTTTCAGATTTTTTAATAATCAACCCGGAAACTATACCTGGTGGAGTTACCGACAAAATTCGAGAGCCAATAATAAGGGATGGAGACTAGATTACAACTTCGCTTCGTATTCTCTAAAAGACAAACTTTCACGAGCTGTTATATTAAAAGAAGCAGTGCATTCTGACCACTGTCCTGCGATGCTAGAAGTAGATCTCTAA
- a CDS encoding glycosyltransferase family 2 protein codes for MPEVTVAIPFYNAEEYLEMAIKSVLCQTFDDFVLLLIDDGSTDQSLKIAQSFLSDKRVKVLSDGKNINLGNRLNQIPGLTETKFLARMDADDIMHPKRIEKQLQILKDNPDIDVLGTNVYSIDENNNVVGQRMNVSNDPLISVTTFTHPTIIAKTEWFTQNPYDVLALRTEDSELWMRTKHRFNFKATSEPLLFYREIGNNYYKKYFKGLPGVYYMLKKHKFSKIYLLFFLKYIIVSLLYLIFNFLGLEHILVQKRNKLRLMKKNYISYIQ; via the coding sequence ATGCCGGAAGTTACTGTAGCGATACCTTTCTATAATGCTGAAGAATATTTGGAAATGGCAATAAAGTCTGTTTTGTGTCAAACATTCGACGATTTTGTGTTATTGCTAATAGATGATGGCTCTACTGATCAGTCTTTGAAAATAGCTCAGAGTTTTTTATCTGATAAAAGAGTAAAAGTTTTATCAGATGGTAAAAATATCAACTTAGGTAATCGCCTTAATCAGATACCGGGTCTTACAGAAACAAAGTTTTTGGCTAGAATGGATGCAGATGATATTATGCACCCGAAAAGAATTGAAAAACAACTGCAAATTTTAAAAGACAATCCAGATATAGATGTTCTAGGAACAAATGTTTATTCTATTGATGAAAATAATAATGTTGTGGGACAAAGAATGAATGTCTCAAATGATCCGCTTATTTCAGTAACTACATTTACACACCCTACAATTATTGCTAAAACTGAATGGTTTACACAAAATCCGTATGATGTTTTGGCGTTGAGAACTGAAGATTCGGAATTATGGATGAGAACAAAACACCGTTTCAATTTTAAAGCTACATCAGAACCACTCTTATTTTATAGAGAAATTGGAAACAACTATTACAAAAAATATTTTAAAGGTCTGCCAGGAGTTTATTATATGTTGAAAAAACATAAATTTTCTAAAATCTATTTGCTGTTTTTTTTGAAGTATATTATAGTAAGCCTTCTATATTTAATATTTAATTTTTTGGGACTAGAGCATATACTTGTCCAAAAAAGAAATAAGTTGAGATTGATGAAGAAAAATTATATCTCTTATATTCAATAG
- a CDS encoding glycoside hydrolase family protein: protein MSFNNITNRLILVFIIIWSSNFSTQIFSQKNVPQKLLSQYYQPNFTSNYYNLKDIFHIKKNILNGRDETVIIQKIIDNNNIVLLPNTTIYINKNGLKIGSNKKILFQKNTKIKFLGGTHGKLSDVLKIYNAKNVEIINAVIVGSRNNNINQSGQWNGAISVLNSSNVTIINPKITESYGDGITIGSEDGGFSENVLVSGGWIDTSRRNGISITSGKKITVQNIFVSNTYGQEPESGIDIEASWNKDVLLDINLKNVCTFNNSSTGISINLNGLATDKSKDVKFTSIIIDGHTDIESRHGLLTSLNTIPHTFDTKGSILIKNANWKSSREISYWKSSKDHSINITFSNIKIDDIQKKNYFENSIKNLKNIKLQD from the coding sequence ATGTCTTTCAACAATATTACAAATAGGCTTATCTTAGTATTCATAATAATATGGAGCAGTAATTTCAGCACGCAAATATTCTCACAGAAAAACGTTCCTCAGAAACTACTTTCACAATATTATCAACCAAATTTTACCAGCAATTATTACAATCTGAAAGATATCTTTCACATAAAGAAAAATATTTTAAATGGCCGTGATGAGACCGTCATTATACAAAAAATCATAGATAATAACAATATCGTTTTATTGCCGAATACAACTATATATATTAATAAAAATGGACTGAAGATAGGTTCAAATAAAAAGATATTATTCCAAAAAAATACTAAAATAAAATTTTTAGGTGGCACTCATGGAAAATTATCAGACGTTTTAAAAATTTATAATGCAAAGAACGTAGAAATTATAAATGCCGTAATCGTAGGAAGCAGAAACAATAATATTAATCAAAGCGGACAATGGAACGGAGCTATTTCTGTTCTCAATTCATCCAACGTCACGATAATTAATCCTAAAATTACAGAATCATATGGTGATGGAATTACAATTGGATCGGAAGATGGAGGTTTTTCAGAGAATGTTTTAGTATCTGGCGGATGGATTGATACATCGAGACGAAATGGAATTTCAATTACCTCAGGAAAAAAAATAACTGTACAAAATATTTTCGTTTCAAACACCTACGGACAAGAACCTGAATCAGGAATAGATATTGAAGCAAGCTGGAATAAAGATGTGCTCTTAGATATCAATTTAAAAAATGTTTGTACTTTTAACAACAGTTCTACAGGAATTTCAATTAACCTTAATGGTTTGGCAACTGACAAATCAAAAGATGTAAAATTTACAAGCATTATTATTGATGGTCATACTGATATAGAATCAAGACATGGCCTTTTAACTTCTCTCAATACAATCCCACATACTTTTGATACAAAAGGATCGATCCTCATCAAAAATGCAAACTGGAAATCAAGCAGAGAGATCTCATATTGGAAATCTTCAAAAGATCACAGCATCAACATCACCTTCTCAAATATAAAAATTGATGATATTCAAAAGAAAAATTATTTTGAAAACAGCATCAAAAATTTAAAAAATATAAAATTACAAGACTGA
- a CDS encoding EpsG family protein has translation MNPLDIFNLKYFVIYSVFAFAAVIFAMYIDIKKKQYNNISIFLTSLFFLLVIFHFGFRDLEIGSDTEMYKWMFLTYSNTDFGIQLIFKYLIIIVHVFTNNHQYFLLIISFLYISVIFWSITIYLQSFKSNFLLIGFAFISLFFFRQLGINIIRQGVSLAFVLLAVNYYIKNNKNIKSWALPFIIAVGFHSATVIIFLIFIFIVLVKKATLKFYYCWYIILLIISAFGGSILSLGQFLNYFLVVDSNRTNYYIKGEGAGEYVVGFKAQFAAFNTIFLLIFSFINYRVLKNEDENYKMLLKYYMAISGLFFMMFQIPFSDRWGVMTWAIIPFLVAPLFTVRKNDRYALSTVLFFIFIFVFFNIYNNS, from the coding sequence ATGAATCCGCTTGATATTTTTAATCTGAAATACTTTGTCATCTATTCTGTATTTGCCTTTGCAGCAGTTATTTTTGCGATGTATATAGATATTAAAAAAAAGCAATATAATAATATATCCATATTCCTCACATCACTATTCTTTTTATTAGTGATCTTCCATTTTGGTTTTAGAGATTTAGAAATAGGTTCAGATACGGAGATGTATAAATGGATGTTTTTAACTTATTCTAATACAGATTTCGGCATACAGCTCATTTTCAAATACTTGATTATCATAGTACATGTTTTTACAAACAATCACCAGTATTTTTTATTAATTATTAGTTTCTTATATATTTCTGTTATTTTTTGGAGTATCACTATTTATCTGCAAAGTTTTAAAAGTAATTTTCTGCTGATTGGTTTTGCTTTTATAAGTTTATTCTTTTTTAGACAGTTGGGAATAAATATTATAAGACAGGGTGTTTCTTTAGCATTTGTACTGTTAGCGGTCAACTATTATATTAAAAATAATAAAAATATAAAAAGCTGGGCTCTTCCGTTTATTATTGCAGTAGGCTTCCATTCTGCTACTGTTATTATTTTTCTAATATTTATTTTTATTGTTTTAGTAAAAAAAGCAACACTCAAATTCTATTATTGCTGGTATATTATTTTGTTAATCATCTCAGCTTTTGGAGGCAGCATCTTATCGCTGGGTCAGTTTTTAAATTATTTTCTAGTAGTTGACAGCAATAGGACAAATTATTATATCAAAGGTGAAGGAGCTGGAGAATATGTGGTAGGATTCAAAGCACAATTTGCTGCATTCAATACTATATTTCTGTTAATTTTCTCTTTTATTAATTACAGGGTTTTAAAAAATGAAGATGAGAATTATAAGATGCTTTTAAAGTACTACATGGCAATAAGCGGTTTGTTTTTTATGATGTTTCAGATTCCGTTTTCAGATAGATGGGGGGTAATGACTTGGGCTATAATACCATTTTTGGTAGCACCGCTTTTTACAGTGAGAAAGAATGATCGTTATGCACTATCAACGGTTTTATTTTTTATATTTATATTTGTCTTTTTTAATATTTACAACAATAGCTGA
- the rfbC gene encoding dTDP-4-dehydrorhamnose 3,5-epimerase: protein MKIIVTPLQDCYIIEPTIFEDERGYFFEKYNEKKFEELTGINCHFVQDNISKSSFGVVRGLHLQKGEHAQAKLVSCLEGNVWDVAVDLREDSPTFGKWFGIELTGENKLQLYIPRGFGHGFSVISENAVFAYKCDNYYNKESEGSIKFNDEDLNIDWKLKEGEMILSEKDKHSPSFKDKNY, encoded by the coding sequence ATGAAAATAATAGTAACTCCACTACAAGACTGCTACATCATAGAGCCCACAATTTTTGAAGACGAAAGAGGCTATTTTTTTGAAAAGTATAATGAAAAAAAATTTGAAGAACTTACAGGTATAAACTGTCATTTCGTGCAAGATAATATCTCAAAATCTTCCTTTGGCGTTGTAAGGGGTCTTCATTTACAGAAAGGAGAACATGCACAGGCAAAATTGGTTTCATGTTTAGAGGGTAACGTCTGGGATGTGGCGGTAGATTTACGTGAAGATTCACCTACATTCGGAAAATGGTTCGGAATAGAACTTACTGGTGAGAATAAACTACAATTATATATTCCTCGTGGTTTTGGGCACGGGTTTTCTGTAATTAGTGAAAATGCTGTTTTCGCTTATAAATGTGACAATTATTATAATAAAGAGTCTGAAGGTAGTATAAAATTCAACGATGAAGACCTGAATATAGATTGGAAATTGAAAGAAGGAGAGATGATTCTTTCAGAGAAAGATAAGCATTCACCCTCTTTTAAAGATAAAAATTATTAA
- a CDS encoding septal ring lytic transglycosylase RlpA family protein, with protein MMKRFILVIIMMISTLGIYSFKNNAEDAKKTSYASYYHDKFNGKKTASGEVFSNSKLTAAHRTLPFGTEIKVTNLNNGEEVIVTINDRGPFHSSRALDMSKAAFDEIGGTRKGIIPVEYEIVD; from the coding sequence ATGATGAAAAGATTCATTCTCGTAATCATAATGATGATTTCAACACTAGGTATTTATTCTTTCAAGAACAATGCCGAAGATGCGAAGAAAACAAGTTATGCGTCGTATTACCACGACAAGTTTAATGGTAAAAAAACTGCAAGCGGAGAAGTTTTTAGTAATTCAAAATTAACCGCAGCGCACAGAACGCTTCCTTTTGGGACCGAGATTAAGGTAACCAATCTGAACAATGGAGAAGAGGTAATTGTAACGATTAATGATAGAGGCCCTTTCCATTCATCAAGAGCATTAGATATGTCTAAAGCTGCGTTCGATGAAATTGGGGGTACACGCAAAGGTATCATCCCCGTAGAGTACGAAATTGTCGATTAA
- a CDS encoding sugar transferase: MKENKQVFSIAGPVKVCLFINVSDISLKLFSDKKFRKKYKAIVYDSSQSRITVTEYLEKFNIKCIVLETSNITHLHQDIANEIVAARNKGVAVYDAHEFYEHVNKRIPLIRLKNNEYLVDDIFTIGQKQEKFNIKRFVDIFVSFLLLPFVIPLIIFGFILVKLTSHGSVLFSQERVGKNSKNFTIYKIRTMVSKHSGDFTTKNDLRVNGVGKFLRMTKIDELPQLWNILKGDMSLIGPRPERPHYVEISNEENAMFDLRHLVKPGVTGWAQVNLPTATPKDNLEKLEYDLFYIKNYSMLFDIIIVFKTLKIVFTLNSN, from the coding sequence ATGAAAGAAAATAAACAGGTCTTTAGTATAGCCGGGCCTGTTAAGGTATGTCTCTTTATTAATGTAAGTGATATTTCGTTAAAACTTTTTAGTGATAAAAAATTTAGAAAAAAATATAAGGCTATTGTTTATGATTCGAGCCAATCAAGAATTACGGTAACAGAGTATCTTGAGAAATTTAACATAAAATGCATTGTATTAGAGACTTCAAATATCACTCATTTACATCAGGATATTGCCAATGAGATTGTGGCGGCAAGAAACAAAGGCGTTGCTGTATATGATGCTCATGAGTTTTATGAACACGTAAATAAAAGAATACCACTGATCAGATTAAAAAATAATGAATATCTGGTTGATGATATTTTTACAATCGGGCAAAAACAGGAAAAATTCAATATTAAGAGGTTTGTTGATATTTTTGTCAGTTTTCTACTGCTTCCATTTGTTATTCCACTTATTATTTTTGGGTTTATTTTGGTGAAGCTTACCTCCCACGGCAGTGTTCTGTTTTCTCAGGAGCGGGTAGGTAAAAACTCAAAAAACTTTACAATTTATAAAATCAGGACAATGGTTTCGAAGCATAGCGGAGATTTCACTACAAAAAATGATCTGCGTGTAAATGGAGTAGGGAAATTTCTTCGAATGACAAAAATTGATGAACTCCCCCAACTCTGGAATATTCTAAAAGGTGATATGAGTCTCATTGGGCCCCGACCTGAAAGACCTCATTATGTTGAAATTTCCAACGAAGAAAATGCAATGTTTGATTTGAGACATCTTGTAAAGCCGGGTGTTACAGGATGGGCTCAGGTAAATCTTCCAACTGCTACTCCTAAAGATAACCTTGAAAAATTAGAATATGATTTGTTCTATATAAAAAACTATTCTATGCTATTCGATATCATTATAGTTTTTAAAACCTTGAAAATCGTTTTTACACTCAACAGCAACTAA
- the porX gene encoding T9SS response regulator signal transducer PorX, with product MSEKILWIDDEIDLLKPHIVFLEKKGYHVTPVNNVNEALELIDSEKFALTLIDENMPGISGLEAIPMIKEKDISLKIVMVTKSEEEHIMEEAIGSQIADYILKPVNPNQILLSLKKNLQQDNLVEQKTILQYQQEFRNLSMELSYLKTYQDWAEYYKKIVNWELKFDKVADNEFADLLQSQKEEANIQFAKFIENNYEEWLNGNDKPLMSHTLFRDKVKPEVEKDKVLLLMVDNLRYDQWKVIEPLFTKYYNKVSEDYYYSILPTATQYARNSFFAGMLPSEIEKRFPDKWFNDNEDGNKNEYERDFLEDQMKRIGLNSKSMKYLKVLNADFEKKIYEDFNQHKNNDLLVIVYNFIDILSHAKTDNHIVDQLIRDDKTFRSLTSNWFENSSLLKIIKLAAESGYKLVITTDHGTVYVKKPSRVVGDRETSTNIRYKTGKSLTYDDKDVWAVTNPEKIFLPKGNLSSKYIFAKNNIFLAYPKNYNHFVNYYKETYQHGGISLEECIIPISILEPK from the coding sequence ATGTCAGAAAAAATATTATGGATCGATGATGAAATAGATTTGCTTAAACCTCATATCGTATTTTTAGAAAAAAAGGGATACCATGTAACTCCCGTAAATAACGTGAATGAGGCTTTAGAACTGATCGATTCAGAAAAATTTGCATTGACGCTTATCGATGAAAATATGCCAGGAATTTCCGGTCTTGAGGCCATCCCTATGATTAAAGAGAAAGACATCTCTCTGAAAATTGTAATGGTGACAAAAAGTGAAGAAGAACATATCATGGAAGAGGCAATTGGTTCTCAGATTGCAGATTATATTTTGAAACCGGTAAATCCGAATCAAATTTTATTATCATTAAAAAAGAATCTTCAGCAGGATAACCTTGTCGAGCAAAAGACTATTCTTCAATATCAGCAGGAATTCAGAAATCTTTCTATGGAGCTTTCTTATTTGAAAACGTATCAGGACTGGGCTGAATATTATAAAAAGATAGTCAACTGGGAGCTGAAATTTGATAAAGTTGCAGATAACGAATTTGCCGATTTGCTGCAGTCTCAAAAAGAAGAAGCCAATATACAGTTTGCAAAATTTATTGAAAACAATTACGAGGAATGGCTGAATGGCAATGACAAACCGTTGATGAGCCATACTTTATTCCGAGACAAAGTGAAACCTGAAGTGGAAAAAGATAAAGTTCTTTTGCTGATGGTAGACAATTTAAGATATGATCAGTGGAAAGTAATCGAACCTTTATTTACCAAATATTACAACAAAGTCTCAGAAGATTATTATTACAGTATTCTTCCGACCGCTACGCAATATGCGAGAAACTCGTTTTTTGCAGGTATGCTTCCATCAGAGATAGAAAAGCGTTTTCCTGACAAATGGTTTAATGATAATGAAGACGGAAATAAAAATGAATATGAGCGTGACTTTTTAGAAGATCAGATGAAAAGGATCGGTTTAAATTCTAAATCGATGAAATATCTGAAAGTTCTCAATGCCGATTTTGAGAAGAAGATTTACGAAGATTTTAATCAGCATAAAAACAATGATCTTCTGGTGATTGTTTACAATTTTATTGATATTCTTTCGCATGCAAAAACGGATAATCATATTGTTGACCAGCTGATCAGAGATGACAAAACGTTCCGTTCTCTGACATCTAACTGGTTTGAAAATTCATCTTTACTTAAAATTATCAAACTTGCTGCTGAAAGCGGTTACAAACTGGTTATCACGACCGACCACGGAACCGTTTATGTAAAAAAACCAAGCCGTGTTGTAGGAGACAGAGAAACCTCAACAAACATCCGTTACAAAACAGGGAAAAGTTTGACGTACGATGATAAAGATGTTTGGGCAGTAACCAATCCCGAGAAAATATTTTTACCTAAAGGAAATTTAAGTTCGAAATATATTTTTGCAAAAAACAATATATTTTTAGCGTATCCGAAAAATTATAATCATTTCGTTAATTATTATAAAGAAACCTATCAACACGGTGGAATTTCTTTAGAGGAATGCATTATCCCAATCAGTATTTTAGAACCTAAATAG
- the rimO gene encoding 30S ribosomal protein S12 methylthiotransferase RimO — translation MRTKSVGKKKINIVTLGCSKNVYDSEVLMSQLKANGKEVVHEDKGDIIVINTCGFIDNAKEESINTILEYVEAKNRGEVEKVFVTGCLSERYKPDLIREIPDVDQYFGTRDLPILLKHLGADYKHELVGERLTTTPKHYAYLKISEGCDRPCSFCAIPLMRGGHTSTPIEKLVKESQKLAKVGVKELILIAQDLTYYGLDIYKKRALGELLKELVKVEGIEWIRLHYAFPSGFPEDVLDIIREEPKVCNYIDIPLQHINSDLLKSMKRGTTHEKTNALLDKFREKVPDMAIRTTLIVGYPGETQERFQELKEWVRTQKFDRLGCFTYSHEENTGAYVLEDDIPQEVKEARVEEIMELQSQISWEKNQTKIGEVFKCVFDRKEGNYFVGRTEYDSPDVDNTVLVSAENTYISIGEFAQVRITSAEEFDLYGELI, via the coding sequence ATGCGTACAAAATCTGTAGGAAAGAAGAAAATTAATATTGTAACGCTTGGTTGTTCCAAGAATGTTTACGATTCAGAAGTTCTGATGAGCCAGCTTAAAGCCAATGGCAAAGAAGTGGTGCATGAGGACAAAGGAGATATTATAGTCATTAATACCTGCGGATTTATTGATAACGCGAAAGAAGAATCTATCAATACTATTTTAGAGTACGTTGAAGCTAAAAATAGAGGTGAAGTAGAAAAGGTTTTTGTTACGGGTTGTCTTTCAGAAAGATATAAGCCAGATTTGATCAGAGAAATTCCTGATGTAGACCAGTATTTCGGAACGAGAGATTTGCCGATTTTGCTGAAACATTTAGGGGCAGATTACAAACATGAGTTGGTAGGAGAACGATTAACAACAACACCAAAACATTACGCTTACCTCAAAATTTCCGAGGGCTGCGACAGACCTTGTTCGTTTTGTGCAATTCCTTTGATGAGAGGAGGGCACACTTCAACACCGATTGAAAAACTCGTTAAAGAATCTCAGAAATTGGCAAAAGTAGGAGTGAAAGAATTGATCTTAATCGCTCAGGATTTGACGTATTACGGTTTAGACATATATAAAAAGAGAGCATTGGGCGAATTGCTAAAAGAATTGGTAAAAGTCGAAGGAATCGAATGGATTCGTCTGCATTATGCTTTTCCAAGCGGTTTCCCGGAAGATGTTTTAGATATCATCAGAGAAGAGCCGAAAGTGTGTAACTATATTGATATACCGCTTCAGCATATCAATTCAGATCTGTTAAAGTCGATGAAACGTGGGACAACGCACGAAAAAACAAATGCTCTATTAGATAAATTCAGAGAAAAAGTTCCAGATATGGCGATCAGAACGACTTTGATTGTTGGTTATCCGGGTGAAACACAAGAGAGATTTCAGGAACTGAAAGAATGGGTGCGAACGCAAAAATTCGACAGATTGGGATGCTTTACATATTCTCACGAAGAAAATACGGGAGCTTATGTTTTAGAAGATGATATCCCGCAAGAAGTAAAGGAAGCCAGGGTAGAAGAGATTATGGAATTGCAGTCACAGATTTCTTGGGAGAAAAATCAAACGAAAATAGGGGAAGTTTTCAAATGTGTTTTTGACAGGAAAGAAGGAAACTACTTTGTAGGCAGAACAGAATATGATTCGCCTGATGTTGACAATACGGTTTTAGTATCTGCAGAAAATACCTACATTTCTATTGGCGAGTTTGCCCAGGTCAGAATTACTTCCGCCGAGGAGTTTGACTTATATGGCGAATTAATTTAA